One genomic region from Epinephelus fuscoguttatus linkage group LG6, E.fuscoguttatus.final_Chr_v1 encodes:
- the LOC125889698 gene encoding uncharacterized protein LOC125889698, translating into MSSSEMKEYLCQHHLPQLLESLLTGVLYHHPDDPVSFLQSCLIRTRQLGGPEAVTWDTFIQPDRRQLSPTPFEPAPEPPRTVSSVPPTTPQIPPKIAPIPSTPSVPPKIALAPIPSTPSVPPKIALAPIPSIPSVPPKIALAPIPSTPSVPPKIALAPIPSTPSVPPKIALAPIPSIPSVPPKIALAPIPSTPSNKTFQLYNIPNNPNNTSNSSYNSTTPHNKPHTLYNITSTSNNTINISYNTIIPQTTPSIPRTTAPVPQTTTMVSSIIKTTPPGTSPTAPEPRFLPVPPPGPAVTPSVHSVRKDEGDTKTFITVGPPSGPPPPRVQSQVSIDSDSDMTETSGLLQEVSIPPPQRPRPLIIFIIGGPASGKGSQAARLAHYFRFRVISLDELLRRQLLSPASPSKKWEVLSEMMGHGELGPQVRTNQEETVSELSHHLIGQKEVRGVIVDGFPQDVHQALSFQEQTGSPDLVVLLLCSNQTLRCRLQKRAALLGLLGDNSSALRRRLETFQRDIVSISRYYRQLHLLIQVDADREEDVVLADLCSAIRGKLCLQDVSDPADDPECSSSVPVTPKTPV; encoded by the exons ATGAGCAGCTCAGAGATGAAGGAATACCTGTGTCAGCATCATCTTCCTCAGCTGTTGGAG AGTCTGTTGACAGGTGTCTTGTACCATCATCCTGACGACCCCGTCAGCTTCCTGCAGAGCTGCCTGATCAGAACCAGACAGCTGGGGGGTCCTGAGGCTGTCACCTGGGACACGTTCATCCAGCCGGACAGACGCCAGCTGAGCCCCACACCCTTTGAACCTGCACCTGAACCCCCAAGAACAGTATCATCTGTTCCTCCAACAACACCTCAAATACCCCCCAAAATAGCCCCTATACCCTCTACACCATCTGTACCCCCCAAAATAGCCCTAGCCCCTATACCCTCTACACCATCTGTACCCCCCAAAATAGCCCTAGCCCCTATACCCTCTATACCATCTGTACCCCCCAAAATAGCCCTAGCCCCTATACCCTCTACACCATCTGTACCCCCCAAAATAGCCCTAGCCCCTATACCCTCTACACCATCTGTACCCCCCAAAATAGCCCTAGCCCCTATACCCTCTATACCATCTGTACCCCCCAAAATAGCCCTAGCCCCTATACCCTCTACACCATCT AACAAAACCTTTCAGCTCTACAACATCCCCAATAACCCAAACAACACCTCAAATAGCTCCTACAACTCCACTACCCCCCACAATAAACCCCATACTCTCTACAACATCACCAGTACCTCAAACAACACCATCAATATCTCTTATAACACCATCA TACCTCAAACAACACCATCAATACCCCGCACAACAGCACCAGTAccccaaacaacaacaatggtgtcCTCCATCATCAAAACAACACCACCTGGAACCTCCCCAACAGCTCCTGAACCCAGATTCCTCCCTGTACCTCCACCTGGACCTGCAGTGACCCCGTCTGTCCACAGTGTGAGGAAGGATGAAGGAGACACAAAGACCTTCATCACAGTTG GTCCTCCTTctggtcctcctcctcctcgagTCCAGTCTCAGGTCTCCATCGACTCAGACTCTGACATGACAGAAACGTCTGGACTCCTGCAGGAAGTAAGCATCCCACCTCCTCAGAGGCCACGCCccctcatcatcttcatcatcg GCGGTCCAGCGAGTGGGAAGGGAAGTCAGGCGGCGAGGCTTGCTCATTACTTCCGCTTCAGAGTCATCTCATTGGATGAGCTGCTCAGGAGGCAGTTACTAAGCCCCGCCTCACCCAGCAAGAAGTGGGAGGTTCTTTCAGAGATGATGGGTCACGGGGAGCTCGGACCTCAGGTCAGAACTAACCAGGAGGAGACAGTCTCTGAGCTGAGCCATCACCTGATTGGTCAGAAGGAGGTCAGAGGGGTCATCGTGGATGGGTTCCCTCAGGACGTCCACCAGGCGCTCAGCTTCCAGGAGCAG ACTGGATCTCCTGAcctggttgtgttgctgctctgCTCCAACCAGACGCTCCGTTGTCGTCTGCAGAAACGAGCCGCTCTGCTCGGTCTCCTTGGGGACAACAGCTCTGCCCTCAGGAGACGCCTGGAGACGTTTCAGAGGGACATCGTCTCCATCAGCAGATACTACAGACAGCTACACCTTCTGATACAG
- the LOC125890890 gene encoding uncharacterized protein LOC125890890, translated as MLRCNLAPPTDDNSDYSPAHSSIMADRKLSGLPAPSLSSPCHQNGRIGGTTSKGSPPHTNGCLEAGPGRLSTSNTSAVSQCPPTPSNRISASTLPLRPLAGLVTPVSSPGAEGGSTRPRGQSLGSALSPRTRTMTSRNKRRSSQQEEPEALLDLILECQGQRLEDQRASLSLLPDPGPAALCGACSPDQTSLPGLDFYYMLIHYQSDRMEDQRCSLPDLDDVVGSVPEGQEDFFSLVQRVQSRRMDEQRASLLLTHSEDGHDPHINTHTAGSSPHHHHHH; from the exons ATGTTGAGGTGCA ATTTAGCTCCTCCCACTGATGACAACAGTGATTATAGCCCCGCCCACAGCTCCATCATGGCTGACAGGAAGCTCTCAGGTTTACCTGCCCCTTCCCTGTCTTCACCCTGTCATCAGAATGGCAGGATTGGGGGGACGACATCCAAAGGCTCCCCACCCCACACTAATGGCTGTTTGGAGGCGGGACCAGGACGCCTCAGTACCAGTAACACCAGTGCTGTTTCCCAGTGTCCCCCCACACCCAGCAACAGGATCTCAGCCTCCACCTTACCCCTCAGGCCCCTTGCAGGTCTTGTGACTCCTGTGTCAAGTCCTGGTGCTGAAGGTGGCTCCACTCGGCCCCGGGGTCAGAGCCTTGGCTCCGCCCTGAGTCCCAGGACCAGAACCATGACCTCCAGAAATAAG CGCAGGAGCAGCCAACAGGAGGAGCCAGAGGCCTTGTTGGACCTGATCCTAGAGTGTCAGGGTCAGAGACTGGAGGACCAGAGAGCCAGCCTCAGTCTGTTACCTGACCCAGGTCCAGCTGCTCTGTGTGGGGCCTGCAGCCCCGACCAGACCTCCTTACCTGGTCTGGACTTTTACTACATGCTCATACACTACCAG TCTGACAGGATGGAGGACCAGAGGTGTTCCCTCCCTGACCTGGATGACGTGGTGGGTTCAGTTCCTGAGGGACAGGAGGACTTCTTCAGTCTGGTTCAGAGGGTTCAGTCCAGGAGGATGGATGAACAGAGAGCATCACTGCTGCTAACACACTCCGAGGACGGCCACGAtccacacatcaacacacacacagcaggctcCTCcccccatcatcatcatcatcactga